In a single window of the Fusarium falciforme chromosome 3, complete sequence genome:
- a CDS encoding Zn(2)-C6 fungal-type domain-containing protein, which translates to MSLTARERRNPPPRRKSCAACTKAKRRCDFAVPACLRCSQRCIPCQYPSRTPRGQTTTTNSSSSPETIMPGLLTNESASSTPPAVGQLDEPIVDDFNAVIADIDTNFNELASFDVPLDDATLDLIQPSLDLSPPSTKEFGAIPEAITSRLKWSIAEIQKAPSTMVLENQTPWCHALLYKNEMPRSMQGKVHLSSAGYSLKLSADAHAACALYLAKNRVNSPFIFRSIETRVNDLLSAPPPVTPFECLAHTHALLLYQIIRLFDGDIGARASAERMIPAIESSAMALFSHVQFDLDRTSTCSLPLFPIAPTKAFWMDWILQESLRRTLLFTFYFMQIYRIMAGHKGLQCDGRMGLCHSWTLSAHLWHARSPLAFAEAWMNKKHLVVTDALFGKVLQEAMAHDIDVLGRIFISSLLGVDEAEGWFASRGGKL; encoded by the coding sequence GGCGCTGCGACTTTGCAGTACCGGCCTGTCTGCGATGCTCGCAGAGATGCATCCCCTGTCAATATCCTTCGCGAACTCCGCGGGGGCAGACCACGACGACGAATTCGTCAAGTTCGCCAGAGACCATCATGCCCGGCCTGCTGACGAATGAGTCGGCATCCTCTACGCCCCCGGCTGTCGGTCAACTCGATGAACCCATCGTGGATGACTTCAATGCTGTCATTGCGGATATTGATACCAACTTTAATGAACTTGCGTCTTTTGATGTTCCTCTTGACGACGCCACTTTGGACCTCATCCAGCCGTCTTTAGATCTTTCTCCCCCGTCCACCAAGGAGTTTGGTGCAATCCCAGAAGCCATTACAAGTCGCCTCAAATGGTCAATAGCAGAGATCCAAAAGGCTCCTTCGACTATGGTCCTCGAAAACCAGACCCCTTGGTGCCACGCTCTCCTGTACAAGAACGAAATGCCACGATCAATGCAGGGTAAGGTTCACCTCTCCTCAGCCGGGTACTCACTAAAGCTTTCTGCAGACGCGCATGCAGCCTGTGCACTGTATCTCGCAAAGAACCGAGTAAACTCCCCCTTCATCTTCCGTAGCATCGAGACCCGCGTCAATGATCTCCTATCAGCACCTCCACCCGTGACGCCGTTCGAGTGCCTTGCGCACACCCACGCTCTTCTCCTGTACCAAATCATCCGACTCTTTGACGGTGACATTGGCGCTAGAGCATCTGCAGAACGCATGATCCCCGCTATAGAGTCCTCGGCGATGGCTCTGTTTTCTCATGTGCAATTTGACTTGGACCGGACGTCCACCTGCTCCCTCCCCCTCTTCCCGATAGCCCCAACCAAGGCATTCTGGATGGACTGGATCCTCCAAGAGTCTCTCCGACGCACACTTCTCTTCACATTCTATTTTATGCAGATCTACCGCATCATGGCCGGCCATAAAGGACTGCAGTGCGATGGGAGGATGGGGCTATGTCACTCCTGGACCCTGTCGGCGCATCTATGGCATGCGCGTTCTCCGTTAGCTTTTGCAGAGGCCTGGATGAACAAGAAGCATCTAGTGGTGACAGATGCGCTGTTTGGCAAAGTTCTCCAGGAGGCGATGGCCCATGATATAGACGTTCTTGGGCGTATTTTCATCTCGTCCCTTCTGGGGGTGGATGAAGCAGAGGGATGGTTTGCGAGTAGAGGTGGGAAACTCTAG